A window from Thermodesulforhabdaceae bacterium encodes these proteins:
- a CDS encoding enoyl-CoA hydratase-related protein has translation MLEDCQFIKVYKEDHLLTVVINRPESMNALHPPACKELDDVFNEFSDNPDLWVAIITGGGEKAFCVGNDLKWQAEHGADALRRDIDSLRGGFGGITRRLDCFKPIIAAVNGFALGGGFEIALACDVIIAADHAKFGLPEPKVGAVAAAGGAVRLPRQIPYHLAMGMLLTGRHITAQEAFRLGIVNEVVPSKELMNCARKWADEMLACSPLALRATKEITIKSADMPLSHALFTVFPGLQALRNSEDYMEGAKAFAEKRKPQWKGR, from the coding sequence ATGCTGGAAGATTGCCAATTCATTAAGGTTTACAAGGAAGATCACTTGCTTACAGTTGTTATAAATCGCCCAGAATCCATGAACGCTCTGCATCCACCGGCATGTAAAGAACTAGACGATGTTTTCAACGAATTTTCTGATAATCCGGATCTGTGGGTGGCAATTATCACAGGGGGAGGCGAAAAGGCTTTCTGCGTTGGGAATGACCTAAAATGGCAGGCGGAGCATGGAGCGGATGCCTTAAGGCGAGACATTGATAGCCTTCGTGGAGGTTTTGGTGGGATAACAAGGCGCCTGGACTGCTTTAAGCCTATAATTGCAGCTGTAAATGGTTTTGCTCTCGGAGGAGGTTTTGAAATTGCTCTTGCCTGCGATGTCATCATAGCCGCAGATCATGCCAAATTTGGTCTTCCGGAACCGAAAGTTGGAGCAGTGGCAGCAGCGGGTGGAGCCGTAAGGTTGCCTCGTCAGATTCCCTATCATCTCGCCATGGGAATGCTCCTTACGGGGCGACATATAACTGCCCAGGAAGCCTTCAGGCTCGGGATTGTTAACGAAGTGGTTCCTTCAAAAGAGCTTATGAATTGCGCCAGAAAGTGGGCTGATGAAATGCTTGCTTGCTCACCTCTGGCTTTGAGGGCCACAAAGGAGATAACAATAAAGTCGGCGGACATGCCTTTATCTCACGCGTTATTTACAGTCTTTCCAGGACTTCAGGCTCTTAGGAATTCTGAAGATTATATGGAAGGGGCGAAAGCCTTTGCGGAGAAGAGAAAACCTCAGTGGAAGGGACGATAA